The Solibacillus sp. FSL W7-1464 genome contains a region encoding:
- the ftsH gene encoding ATP-dependent zinc metalloprotease FtsH, with amino-acid sequence MNRIFRYTIFYLLIFLVIIGIFGTFNGGKKTTENLDYYAFFEALESNEIASMDIQPERGVYKIVGQMRDAEDGETFTVNVLQNDQTSVDRILQIEEQVANGEYPGVEILEQPQTSGFVTFLTSIIPFVIIIILFFFLLSQSQGGGNKVMNFGKSKAKLFDDTKKKVRFNDVAGADEEKQELVEVVDFLKDHRKFTDIGARIPKGILLVGPPGTGKTLLARAVAGEAGVPFFSISGSDFVEMFVGVGASRVRDLFENAKKNAPCIIFIDEIDAVGRQRGAGLGGGHDEREQTLNQLLVEMDGFGANEGIIIIAATNRPDILDKALLRPGRFDRQITVGHPDVKGREAILKVHARNKPLSDTVDLGAVAQRTPGFSGADLENLLNEAALVAARKNKKSINMADIDEASDRVIAGPAKASRVYSPKEKKLVAFHEAGHVVVGLELDEADTVHKVTIVPRGQAGGYAIMLPKEERFFTTKQELLDRIAGLLGGRVAEEIVLGEVSTGAHNDFQKVTSIARAMVTEYGMSNSLGAVQYGSNQGGNPFLGRDFGSDQNYSDTVAYEIDKEVQRIVDEQYARTKRILTERRDLLDLIANTLIDKETLNAQQIEHLRDHGILPPEEAVVESELPKEQNEATPTIETAGNVSINEEIQGEKKSPTVEDLPKDVSDDRPQGIDEDRPK; translated from the coding sequence ATGAATCGAATATTTCGATACACCATATTTTATTTACTAATATTTCTCGTGATTATCGGGATTTTTGGAACATTTAATGGTGGAAAAAAGACAACTGAAAACCTTGATTACTATGCATTTTTTGAGGCTTTAGAGAGCAATGAGATTGCTTCTATGGATATACAGCCTGAAAGAGGCGTGTATAAAATTGTAGGTCAGATGAGAGACGCTGAAGATGGCGAAACTTTCACAGTAAACGTTTTACAAAATGACCAAACTTCTGTTGACCGTATTTTGCAAATTGAAGAACAAGTTGCTAACGGTGAATATCCAGGAGTGGAAATTTTAGAACAACCGCAAACAAGTGGGTTCGTGACATTCCTTACGAGCATCATTCCATTTGTCATCATTATTATTTTATTCTTCTTCTTACTAAGCCAATCGCAAGGTGGCGGTAATAAGGTGATGAACTTCGGGAAGTCAAAAGCAAAACTATTTGATGACACGAAGAAAAAAGTTCGCTTCAATGACGTGGCAGGTGCCGACGAAGAGAAACAAGAACTTGTAGAAGTAGTAGATTTCTTAAAAGATCACCGCAAATTCACTGATATCGGTGCGCGTATACCTAAAGGGATTCTACTGGTAGGTCCTCCAGGTACAGGTAAAACATTACTTGCACGTGCTGTGGCAGGTGAAGCGGGCGTACCATTCTTCTCGATTTCAGGTTCTGATTTCGTAGAGATGTTCGTCGGTGTCGGTGCATCTCGTGTTCGTGACTTATTTGAAAACGCTAAGAAAAATGCCCCATGTATCATTTTCATCGATGAGATTGATGCAGTAGGTCGTCAACGTGGTGCAGGTCTTGGCGGTGGACACGATGAGCGTGAACAAACATTAAACCAATTACTAGTTGAAATGGATGGTTTCGGTGCAAACGAAGGTATTATTATCATCGCTGCAACAAACCGCCCGGATATTCTAGATAAGGCGTTACTGCGTCCTGGTCGTTTTGACCGTCAAATTACGGTTGGTCACCCAGACGTAAAAGGCCGTGAAGCAATTCTTAAAGTACATGCACGTAATAAGCCATTATCGGATACAGTTGATTTAGGTGCTGTTGCACAACGTACACCAGGATTCTCAGGTGCGGATTTAGAAAACTTGTTAAACGAAGCAGCTCTTGTAGCAGCTCGTAAAAACAAAAAATCGATCAACATGGCTGATATTGATGAAGCTTCTGACCGCGTAATTGCCGGTCCTGCAAAAGCAAGCCGTGTGTACTCTCCTAAAGAGAAAAAGCTTGTTGCATTCCATGAAGCCGGTCACGTAGTTGTCGGTCTTGAATTGGATGAAGCAGATACTGTTCATAAAGTAACGATTGTCCCTCGTGGTCAGGCTGGTGGTTATGCCATCATGTTACCGAAGGAAGAGCGCTTCTTCACAACGAAGCAAGAGTTACTTGACCGTATCGCCGGATTACTTGGCGGACGTGTTGCGGAGGAAATCGTGCTTGGCGAAGTATCAACAGGTGCACATAATGACTTCCAGAAAGTAACGAGCATTGCGCGTGCAATGGTAACAGAATACGGAATGAGCAATAGTCTTGGTGCTGTTCAATACGGTTCAAACCAAGGCGGCAATCCATTCTTAGGTCGTGACTTCGGTTCAGATCAAAACTATTCTGATACAGTAGCATATGAAATTGATAAAGAAGTTCAGCGTATCGTTGATGAGCAATATGCTCGTACGAAACGTATTTTAACAGAGCGTCGTGATTTACTAGACTTAATTGCCAACACGTTGATTGATAAAGAAACGTTAAATGCACAGCAAATCGAACATTTACGCGACCACGGTATACTACCTCCTGAAGAAGCGGTAGTAGAATCAGAGCTTCCAAAAGAACAAAATGAAGCAACACCAACAATTGAAACTGCTGGTAATGTTTCAATCAATGAAGAAATTCAAGGTGAAAAGAAATCACCAACAGTTGAAGATTTACCTAAAGATGTGTCAGATGATCGCCCGCAAGGCATCGATGAAGACCGTCCTAAGTAA
- a CDS encoding type III pantothenate kinase, which translates to MILVMNAGNSNIILGIYDQDKLIHHWRTETNIRKTEDEYAMQFKAFFAHEGISFEQVKGIIISSVVPPIMFALELMCKKYFNIQPLIVGPGVKTGLNIKYENPREVGADRIVNAVAALQQYSGRPLIIIDFGTAITYCFINERGDYAGGAIAPGIAISTEALYTRAAKLPRIEIAHTSQVVAKNTVAAMQAGVFYGFLGQVEGIVSRMKAQSKEEPLVIATGGLAKLIANETQMIDVVDPFLTLKGLATIYKRNQ; encoded by the coding sequence GTGATTTTAGTGATGAATGCTGGTAATTCCAATATCATTTTAGGTATTTATGATCAAGATAAACTTATCCATCATTGGCGGACAGAAACAAATATAAGAAAAACTGAAGATGAATATGCGATGCAGTTTAAGGCGTTTTTTGCTCATGAAGGCATTTCATTTGAACAAGTAAAAGGGATTATTATATCCTCAGTTGTGCCACCTATCATGTTTGCACTTGAATTAATGTGTAAAAAATATTTCAATATCCAGCCTTTAATTGTCGGACCCGGTGTAAAAACTGGCTTGAATATAAAGTATGAAAATCCGCGTGAAGTAGGGGCGGACCGTATCGTGAATGCGGTTGCCGCATTACAGCAATATAGCGGCAGGCCACTAATTATTATCGATTTTGGTACAGCGATTACGTATTGCTTTATTAATGAGCGCGGGGATTATGCAGGGGGCGCTATTGCACCCGGTATTGCCATTTCAACAGAGGCGCTCTATACGCGTGCTGCCAAATTACCTCGCATAGAAATTGCCCATACATCACAGGTTGTAGCAAAAAATACGGTAGCGGCTATGCAAGCAGGAGTCTTTTACGGTTTTTTAGGACAAGTAGAAGGCATCGTCAGCCGCATGAAAGCGCAAAGTAAAGAAGAGCCCCTTGTTATTGCAACTGGCGGGCTGGCAAAGTTGATCGCTAATGAAACCCAGATGATTGATGTCGTTGATCCGTTTTTGACACTCAAGGGACTTGCGACGATTTATAAAAGAAATCAATAG
- the hslO gene encoding Hsp33 family molecular chaperone HslO, protein MKDYLVRGIAYDGQVRAFATNTTETVGEAQRRHNTWPVVSAALGRSMTASVMMGAMLKGDDKITVKIEGDGPIGPMVIDADAKGDVRGFVTNPHVHFELNEQGKLDVRAGVGSAGALTVVKDLGLRDMFSGQTPIVSGEIAEDFTYYFASSEQVPSSVGLGVLVNPDNTILAAGGFIIQLMPGCEEETIEAIEKRLSSIEPVSKMIEKGYSPEQILEAVLGEGNVQILSSMPVQFQCQCSKERFGAAIISLGVGEIQEMIDEDGQAEAQCHFCLEKYHFDKSELEGFVNEIQS, encoded by the coding sequence ATGAAAGACTACTTAGTAAGAGGAATTGCATATGACGGCCAGGTTCGTGCATTTGCAACAAATACAACTGAAACTGTAGGAGAAGCACAACGCCGTCATAATACATGGCCCGTTGTATCTGCTGCGTTAGGCCGTTCAATGACAGCATCGGTAATGATGGGTGCGATGCTAAAAGGGGACGACAAAATTACGGTAAAAATCGAAGGGGACGGTCCAATCGGTCCAATGGTTATCGATGCAGATGCCAAAGGAGATGTGCGCGGCTTTGTTACAAACCCACATGTTCACTTTGAATTAAATGAACAAGGAAAACTTGATGTACGTGCAGGTGTCGGTTCTGCAGGAGCACTGACAGTTGTTAAAGACCTAGGCTTACGTGATATGTTCTCAGGTCAAACACCGATTGTTTCTGGAGAAATCGCTGAGGACTTCACATATTACTTCGCTTCATCTGAACAGGTACCTTCTTCAGTAGGTTTAGGTGTATTAGTAAACCCGGATAATACAATTTTAGCTGCAGGTGGCTTTATCATTCAATTAATGCCGGGTTGTGAAGAAGAAACGATCGAAGCAATCGAAAAACGTTTGTCATCAATTGAGCCTGTATCGAAAATGATTGAAAAAGGATATTCACCTGAGCAAATTTTAGAAGCGGTATTAGGAGAAGGAAATGTTCAAATTCTTTCATCAATGCCTGTACAGTTCCAATGTCAATGTTCAAAAGAGCGTTTTGGTGCGGCAATTATCAGTTTAGGTGTCGGTGAGATTCAGGAAATGATTGATGAAGATGGCCAGGCAGAAGCACAATGCCACTTCTGTCTAGAAAAGTACCACTTCGATAAAAGTGAACTTGAAGGCTTTGTGAATGAAATCCAATCGTAA
- a CDS encoding peptidyl-prolyl cis-trans isomerase, with protein MKSNRNLHQTPQPTQNNLPYTQRRLKTKPTLLLLLLLLIGNLFWFVLWVLPSDEKTSEKEDGGGEKIAAVEGDPITRQQWLAEMENRYGKETLQSLVNEAVMEKAAKKYKLEVKEEEIDLEIALLRSAQDSNDTTLHSLSPEQLRQKMRAQLILDKVLTNDIVVKEDEAKKYYEDNKSIYNIPTTHRTSMIIVNSKEDAERVEKELKDGSDFAVLAREHSLDTASASLGGDIGFISSSQSAVDPAILPVVEKLKEKETSKPFVLSDGRYAIVKVTENMEGQSFSFDEVEGHVKRQLALEQLPPSITPEAFWAEFDATWVYGESKN; from the coding sequence ATGAAATCCAATCGTAATTTACACCAAACACCACAACCAACACAAAATAATTTACCGTACACACAACGACGCTTAAAAACAAAACCTACATTGCTGTTATTGCTGCTATTGTTAATCGGAAATCTATTTTGGTTTGTGCTATGGGTACTCCCGTCTGATGAAAAAACATCAGAAAAAGAAGATGGCGGCGGCGAAAAAATTGCTGCCGTCGAGGGAGATCCGATTACGCGCCAACAATGGCTTGCTGAAATGGAAAACAGATACGGAAAAGAAACATTGCAGAGTTTAGTAAATGAAGCCGTTATGGAAAAGGCTGCGAAAAAGTATAAACTCGAAGTAAAAGAAGAAGAAATTGATTTAGAAATCGCTTTATTACGCTCGGCACAAGATTCAAACGATACAACCTTACATAGTCTATCTCCAGAGCAATTGCGTCAAAAAATGCGTGCTCAGCTCATTCTGGATAAAGTACTGACAAATGATATTGTAGTAAAAGAGGACGAGGCTAAAAAATATTATGAAGACAATAAGTCGATTTATAATATTCCAACAACACACCGAACAAGTATGATTATCGTGAATTCAAAAGAGGACGCTGAACGGGTAGAAAAAGAGCTGAAGGACGGCTCTGATTTTGCGGTTTTGGCACGTGAGCATTCATTGGATACGGCTTCAGCTAGTTTAGGTGGCGATATTGGTTTTATTTCATCAAGTCAGTCGGCAGTCGATCCAGCAATTTTACCGGTAGTGGAAAAGCTGAAGGAAAAGGAAACTTCGAAACCTTTTGTATTGAGCGATGGGCGCTATGCAATCGTCAAGGTTACAGAGAACATGGAAGGACAGTCATTCAGCTTTGATGAAGTAGAAGGCCATGTAAAACGTCAGCTCGCTTTAGAACAGCTGCCGCCTTCCATTACACCCGAAGCTTTCTGGGCAGAATTTGATGCTACATGGGTCTACGGAGAATCCAAAAATTAA
- the cysK gene encoding cysteine synthase A, which yields MSKLANSVADLVGRTPIVKLNNATSENEGTVYVKLEYFNPGSSVKDRLALAMVEAAEKDGTLKPGGTIIEPTSGNTGIGLAMIAAAKGYKAVLVMPETMSLERRNLLRAYGADLVLTPGPEGMKGAIAKAEELSKSEGYFLPQQFKNEANAEIHRLTTGPEIAEAFEQDGLKLDAFVAGVGTGGTITGAGEVLKNKFPEIEIIAVEPKDSPILSGGNPGPHKIQGIGAGFIPDVLNTEVYDSVLPVENETAFEYARKVAREEGILAGISSGAAIYAAIETAKRLGKGKNVLAIIPSNGERYLSTPLYQFED from the coding sequence ATGAGTAAATTAGCAAATTCAGTGGCGGACTTAGTAGGTCGCACACCAATCGTAAAATTAAACAATGCAACAAGTGAAAATGAGGGTACAGTTTATGTAAAACTTGAATACTTTAACCCAGGTTCTTCAGTAAAAGACCGTTTAGCTTTAGCTATGGTGGAAGCAGCAGAAAAAGATGGCACATTAAAGCCAGGCGGTACAATCATCGAGCCGACTTCTGGTAACACAGGTATCGGTTTAGCAATGATTGCTGCAGCAAAAGGCTATAAAGCAGTTTTAGTCATGCCTGAAACAATGTCATTAGAGCGCCGCAACCTTTTACGTGCTTATGGTGCTGATTTAGTTTTAACACCAGGCCCGGAAGGTATGAAAGGTGCAATTGCCAAAGCAGAAGAATTATCTAAATCAGAAGGTTACTTCTTGCCACAACAATTCAAAAACGAAGCAAACGCAGAAATTCACCGTTTAACAACAGGTCCTGAAATTGCGGAAGCATTCGAGCAAGATGGCTTAAAATTAGATGCATTTGTTGCTGGTGTAGGAACTGGCGGTACAATTACTGGTGCGGGCGAAGTATTGAAAAATAAATTCCCTGAAATCGAAATCATCGCTGTTGAGCCTAAAGATTCACCAATTCTTTCAGGCGGTAACCCTGGACCACACAAAATTCAAGGTATTGGTGCAGGTTTCATTCCGGATGTATTAAACACAGAAGTATATGATTCTGTATTACCGGTTGAAAACGAAACAGCATTCGAATATGCACGTAAAGTAGCGCGCGAAGAAGGTATTTTAGCTGGTATTTCTTCAGGTGCAGCGATTTACGCAGCAATCGAAACAGCAAAACGTTTAGGTAAAGGTAAAAACGTATTAGCGATTATCCCATCAAACGGTGAGCGTTACTTATCAACACCTTTATACCAATTTGAAGACTAA
- a CDS encoding anthranilate synthase component I family protein: protein MQQLETHTFYMTKDEFYYSFQEQTATEKQRVFMESGRGGHYSIAAWRPIATAKSVSQGLELTWKNGKTELRTGEALAELEKVIAEYKLEANPKLPDFQGGAIGFISYDYARTIETLPNEAEDDLQVPDLYFYLFDHWAVHNVQTGEVTLMKFATSEVDLFLWQTDWQQHAEAGLEKRHFNKETAKNMQQDDAELQVSFSGDAFESAIHKIQHYIGQGDVFQVNLSVRQAKKLSAAPIAMYEAVRSFNPSPYMAYIESGDFAVVSGSPELLVKRKGNELSTRPIAGTRPRGASEEQDIALANELIEHEKERAEHVMLVDLERNDLGRVSKYGTVEVNEFMVIEHYSHVMHIVSNVRGEIAQGKTNADVIRAMFPGGTITGAPKIRTMEIIEELEPVRRGLYTGSIGWIGYTGDLELNIVIRTAYIQDGIAYIQAGAGIVIDSIPENEYIESMNKAKAMWQAKAMAEEVSK from the coding sequence ATGCAACAACTAGAAACACATACATTTTACATGACAAAAGATGAATTTTATTATAGTTTCCAGGAACAGACGGCAACGGAAAAACAGCGAGTGTTTATGGAAAGTGGTCGTGGAGGGCATTATTCAATCGCCGCGTGGCGGCCTATAGCAACCGCAAAATCAGTGTCGCAAGGTCTTGAACTGACTTGGAAAAATGGGAAGACAGAGCTGAGAACAGGTGAGGCACTTGCGGAGCTGGAAAAAGTGATCGCTGAGTACAAGCTTGAAGCGAACCCAAAACTTCCTGATTTCCAAGGGGGAGCAATTGGATTTATTTCATATGATTATGCACGTACGATTGAAACACTCCCGAATGAAGCGGAAGATGACTTACAAGTACCGGATCTTTACTTTTACTTGTTTGATCATTGGGCAGTACATAACGTCCAAACAGGTGAAGTGACATTAATGAAATTTGCTACTAGTGAAGTGGATTTATTTTTATGGCAAACGGATTGGCAGCAGCATGCGGAAGCCGGATTGGAAAAACGTCATTTTAACAAGGAAACAGCGAAAAATATGCAGCAGGATGATGCAGAATTGCAAGTTTCCTTCAGTGGGGACGCATTTGAATCTGCTATACATAAAATTCAGCACTATATTGGACAAGGCGATGTGTTCCAGGTGAACTTGTCTGTCCGTCAGGCGAAAAAGCTCTCTGCAGCACCGATTGCGATGTATGAGGCGGTTCGTTCGTTTAATCCTTCGCCGTATATGGCTTATATTGAAAGTGGAGATTTTGCAGTTGTGAGCGGCTCTCCGGAATTACTTGTAAAACGTAAAGGGAATGAGCTTTCGACAAGGCCGATTGCTGGGACACGTCCGCGCGGAGCATCGGAGGAACAGGATATAGCACTGGCCAATGAACTTATAGAACATGAAAAAGAGCGTGCAGAACATGTTATGCTAGTTGATCTGGAGCGCAATGATTTAGGAAGGGTTAGCAAGTACGGAACGGTAGAAGTAAATGAGTTTATGGTCATTGAGCATTACTCGCATGTAATGCATATCGTTTCGAATGTCCGCGGGGAAATTGCACAAGGAAAAACAAACGCGGATGTCATTCGGGCAATGTTCCCGGGTGGAACGATTACGGGGGCACCGAAAATACGTACGATGGAAATTATTGAAGAACTGGAACCGGTACGCCGTGGACTATATACGGGTTCGATTGGCTGGATCGGCTATACAGGCGACTTGGAGTTAAATATCGTTATCCGTACAGCGTATATTCAAGATGGCATTGCATACATACAGGCAGGTGCCGGAATAGTCATCGATTCGATTCCGGAAAACGAGTATATTGAGTCAATGAATAAGGCAAAAGCAATGTGGCAGGCAAAAGCAATGGCTGAAGAGGTGAGCAAATGA
- the pabA gene encoding aminodeoxychorismate/anthranilate synthase component II yields the protein MILMIDNYDSFTYNLVQYFGEFGHELVVKRNDEITVEEIEKLRPMMLVISPGPCTPNEAGESLRIIEHFAGKLPILGVCLGHQAIAQVFGGDVVRADRLMHGKTSSVLHNGIGLHRNNTNPFLATRYHSLIVEPKTLPDCLEVTAWTEEGEIMGLRHKQYPIEGVQYHPESIMTEDGKQLLRTFIETYC from the coding sequence ATGATTTTAATGATTGATAACTATGATTCGTTTACTTATAACTTAGTGCAATACTTCGGCGAGTTTGGTCATGAACTGGTCGTAAAGCGCAATGACGAAATTACGGTAGAAGAAATCGAAAAGCTTCGACCAATGATGCTTGTCATTTCACCAGGGCCCTGTACACCGAATGAAGCAGGGGAAAGTCTTCGTATTATCGAACATTTCGCAGGGAAGCTTCCGATTCTAGGTGTGTGCTTAGGTCATCAGGCGATTGCACAAGTATTTGGTGGCGATGTTGTGCGTGCCGATAGATTGATGCACGGAAAAACTTCCTCTGTCCTGCATAATGGGATTGGTTTGCATAGAAATAACACGAATCCATTTTTAGCAACACGCTATCATTCACTGATTGTAGAACCAAAAACTTTACCGGACTGTCTGGAAGTGACGGCATGGACAGAGGAAGGCGAAATTATGGGGCTGCGTCATAAACAGTATCCGATTGAAGGGGTTCAATATCATCCGGAATCGATTATGACCGAAGATGGCAAGCAGCTGTTGCGCACATTTATAGAGACGTATTGTTAG
- the pabC gene encoding aminodeoxychorismate lyase: MLCWMNGQYINEKDLKISPFDHGFLYGLGFFETFRTYEGKAIYLQAHFSRLMEALKEYRIHFPYTLQNIEKVIEKLNEQDGEEGYFRLNVSAGVHPIGLAPSEYTEPTVILFRKELPKMVRGTEKEAVWLKTARNSPEQQTRYKSHHYGNNVRARLELPSLATQEGFFTDQDGVVAEGITSNVFWIKDGILYTPSTNLGILPGITRKIVIQLADELQLPVREGRFMAWELEQADECFITTAVQELVPISRIGKVQFAGSEGRLYKKLHQAYVQKIITCLGDRHVRKL; encoded by the coding sequence ATGCTTTGTTGGATGAATGGACAGTATATCAATGAAAAGGATTTGAAAATTTCCCCGTTTGACCACGGATTTTTATATGGACTCGGTTTTTTTGAAACGTTTCGTACATATGAAGGGAAGGCTATCTATCTGCAAGCACATTTCAGCCGCCTGATGGAAGCGTTGAAAGAATACCGTATACATTTCCCATATACGCTGCAGAACATAGAAAAGGTCATTGAAAAGCTCAATGAACAGGACGGGGAAGAAGGATATTTCCGTTTAAATGTATCGGCCGGAGTACATCCGATTGGACTTGCCCCGTCAGAATATACCGAACCAACTGTTATTCTGTTTCGTAAAGAACTACCGAAAATGGTGCGCGGTACAGAAAAGGAAGCGGTCTGGCTGAAAACAGCGCGTAATTCCCCTGAACAGCAGACACGCTATAAAAGCCACCATTACGGCAATAATGTTCGTGCGCGGTTAGAATTACCGAGCTTAGCGACACAAGAAGGCTTCTTTACCGATCAGGACGGGGTTGTCGCAGAAGGTATTACGTCAAATGTCTTTTGGATAAAAGATGGTATACTGTATACGCCTTCTACAAATTTAGGTATTTTACCGGGCATTACCCGAAAAATAGTCATTCAGCTTGCTGATGAACTCCAACTCCCGGTACGAGAAGGCCGCTTTATGGCATGGGAATTGGAACAGGCAGACGAATGCTTTATTACAACAGCTGTACAGGAGCTTGTACCGATTTCCCGTATCGGGAAGGTACAGTTTGCCGGCAGTGAAGGCAGACTTTATAAAAAGCTGCATCAAGCATATGTACAAAAAATCATTACGTGTTTAGGAGACCGTCATGTTAGAAAACTATAA
- the folP gene encoding dihydropteroate synthase, with protein MLENYKVLTLNGIELDFRKETFVMGILNVTPDSFSDGGKFNSVEKAIAQAKKMVADGAKIIDVGGESTRPGYIRISDEEEIARVVPVIRALLREVPAIISIDTYKSNVARAAIEAGAHMINDIWGAKADPEMANVAAELDVPIILMHNRLSDQYDNYFAEYMADMQESIAIAKAAGVRDEHIFLDPGIGFVKSLSESIETMQRLDELVALGYPVLLATSRKRMIGSILELPVEERVEGTAATCAFGVQKGCHMMRVHDVKEVARTVKMMDALVGKFEVQGELAPRH; from the coding sequence ATGTTAGAAAACTATAAAGTACTCACATTAAATGGGATTGAACTGGATTTTCGCAAAGAAACATTCGTAATGGGCATTTTAAATGTAACACCGGACTCATTTTCGGATGGCGGCAAGTTCAATTCGGTTGAAAAAGCGATTGCCCAGGCGAAAAAAATGGTGGCAGATGGTGCGAAAATTATCGATGTTGGTGGGGAATCCACTCGTCCCGGCTACATACGAATTTCCGATGAGGAAGAAATTGCACGTGTCGTACCGGTAATTCGTGCGCTTTTAAGAGAAGTACCCGCGATTATTTCAATCGATACGTATAAATCGAATGTTGCGCGTGCCGCCATTGAAGCAGGTGCCCATATGATTAATGACATTTGGGGTGCAAAAGCGGATCCGGAAATGGCCAATGTAGCGGCAGAACTGGATGTACCGATTATTTTAATGCATAATCGCCTTTCGGATCAGTACGATAACTACTTTGCCGAATATATGGCCGATATGCAGGAAAGTATTGCAATTGCAAAAGCAGCAGGAGTGCGTGATGAGCATATTTTCCTTGATCCGGGCATCGGTTTTGTGAAAAGTCTAAGTGAAAGCATTGAAACGATGCAGCGCCTCGATGAGCTTGTTGCACTAGGATATCCGGTTTTGCTTGCAACATCACGCAAGCGTATGATCGGATCGATTTTAGAATTACCTGTAGAGGAACGAGTGGAAGGGACAGCCGCTACTTGTGCATTTGGTGTCCAAAAGGGCTGCCATATGATGCGTGTACATGACGTTAAGGAAGTGGCGCGTACGGTGAAGATGATGGATGCGCTCGTTGGGAAATTTGAAGTACAAGGTGAATTGGCACCTAGACATTAA
- the folB gene encoding dihydroneopterin aldolase, with protein sequence MDYIHLKEMQFFGYHGVLPEENVLGQRFRANVSLAVDMKLAGETDELNHTVSYVGVYDICKEVIEGKPYKLIEAVAEKVASSILAQYEGQIFGCRVEIIKPDPPIPGHYKEVAVEITRGQFV encoded by the coding sequence ATGGATTATATTCATTTAAAAGAAATGCAGTTTTTTGGCTATCACGGTGTATTGCCGGAAGAGAATGTATTGGGACAACGTTTTCGTGCTAATGTTTCGCTTGCTGTTGACATGAAGCTTGCTGGTGAGACAGATGAGCTGAATCATACGGTAAGCTATGTCGGTGTTTATGATATATGTAAAGAAGTAATTGAAGGTAAGCCGTATAAATTAATTGAAGCGGTTGCGGAAAAAGTTGCTTCAAGTATTTTAGCGCAATATGAAGGTCAGATTTTTGGATGCCGCGTCGAAATTATTAAGCCTGATCCTCCAATTCCGGGACATTACAAAGAAGTCGCGGTTGAAATTACAAGAGGACAATTCGTATGA
- the folK gene encoding 2-amino-4-hydroxy-6-hydroxymethyldihydropteridine diphosphokinase translates to MTTTAYLSIGTNIGEREQNLQDAVELLIAHEAISVTAISSIYETAAVGFTDQADFLNIAVALETELDAHDLLALCQKIENDLGRVREFRWGPRIIDLDILLYGQKQYETENLTIPHPRMYERAFVLVPLEEIMTQNYDMLVGVQKALQALDIEKEGVNLWKKINTVAEFGPFEN, encoded by the coding sequence ATGACGACGACAGCGTATTTATCGATTGGTACGAATATCGGTGAGCGTGAGCAAAACTTGCAGGACGCGGTAGAGCTGCTCATCGCACATGAAGCGATTTCAGTAACAGCAATTTCATCGATTTATGAAACCGCAGCAGTAGGTTTTACAGACCAGGCAGATTTTTTAAATATTGCTGTTGCTCTTGAAACGGAGCTTGATGCCCATGACCTTCTTGCACTATGTCAAAAAATTGAAAATGATCTTGGCCGTGTTCGTGAATTCCGCTGGGGGCCGCGAATAATCGATTTGGATATTTTGCTGTATGGCCAAAAGCAGTATGAAACTGAAAACTTAACGATTCCACATCCGCGTATGTATGAACGTGCATTCGTGCTTGTACCGTTAGAAGAGATTATGACGCAAAATTATGATATGCTTGTAGGCGTGCAAAAAGCGTTACAAGCACTCGATATAGAGAAAGAAGGCGTCAATCTGTGGAAGAAAATCAATACGGTCGCAGAATTCGGGCCTTTCGAAAACTAA
- a CDS encoding helix-turn-helix domain-containing protein, with protein MEENQYGRRIRAFRKLKRIQQIEFAKYIGISVTILGRIERGEKDASEEQLQTIADVLKIDINELKGE; from the coding sequence GTGGAAGAAAATCAATACGGTCGCAGAATTCGGGCCTTTCGAAAACTAAAAAGAATTCAGCAAATCGAATTTGCAAAATATATTGGTATATCTGTAACAATTCTAGGGCGTATTGAACGAGGCGAGAAAGATGCCTCTGAAGAACAGCTCCAAACAATTGCAGATGTATTAAAAATAGATATAAACGAATTAAAAGGTGAATAA